The DNA sequence CTATATGTCTGATTCCATCACAGTACGCAATACAGACACCACTGTGCACCATAAACATCAGTCCTATAGTATTTTCGAAGGTATGATGAAGGGGTAATAGCGATAAATGGACATCCCCGGGCCCAATCGCGATTATCGTACTTACTGCGGTAACATTTGAAGCCAGGTTCGAATGCGACAGCATTACACCCTTTGATGTGCTTGTTGTCCCCGATGTAAACAGGAGAACATGCATCTTTTCTTTATCAATCTGAATATCTGTAAAGGATTTATCCCCTGCGTCCAGCATTTCCTTCCCTTTTCTTATCAGTTCGGGCACAGATAGGAACTTGGAAGCATTTTCAGGCACCTCTACAAGGTTTTCCATACAGATAAAATACTTTATTCTATCATTCTTCTTCTCTATTTCCAGCATCATATTGTGGTAGGCAGGGCTATAGAATATAGCTTCAACCTTGCCCCTCCCGATTAGGTTTTCCACCTCATTCTGGGGGAGGTATTTATCCATAGGTACTGCTATTCCCGTGCCGTTTATCACAGAGAAATAACATACGCCCCACTCATACCTGTTTTCACTTATAACGGATATACGGGTATCCTTCAGACCAATAGATATCAAGGCTGTACCCAGACAGTCGATTTCTCTGTCAAACTCCATAAATGTCTTACCTGTAATCCTGCCATCCTTATCCTTGAACTTGAAAGCGGTAGTATTTCCATACCTGTCCGCACTTCCTTTCACAAGCTCCCTGAGGTCATTTACCTTTCTGGGTTCATAGTAGCCCGTACCTTCGACAACTCTCCTACCGTCCTTATCGGTAATATTCACACCCTTTTTCATGCTAACCTCCTCTTAATCTCCCGGCAGGCCATTTAGTTTATTATATGACCAGGTAATAATTATTATTAATTAAATTATACTTGTAAAAAGAATATTTGGCAAGGCAAATACCAATTAACCTTCCATTAATTGCTAATAAAATACAGGTATGAACCGTTACTTTTTTATTCTTTAGTACACGTTTATATCCAATATATATTTAAAGCACCTTCTTGTGAGTACGGACAAGTTCAGATATTCTAGTCAGATAAGTTTCACTGATTTGCATTTTTACATTGAATTGAATCAATATAAATGATACATTAAGAATTATTAAGGGGTACCATTTCTTAGTAAATAATAAATCATATATACAAAAGGAGGCATATAAATTGTCCAATAAAATAATAAAACTGACATTCGGAGAGGAAGTTGCCAATGCTATATCTCACGGAGTAGCATCACTGGTAGTCTTATGCTCACTTCCTGTCGCCGCTGTTATTGCTTACACCAAAGGCTCAATAACAGATGTAGCTGGCGTGACTATATTCTGTATCTCAATATTCATGATGTTTTTGATGTCGACTTTGTATCACGCCATGCAGCATGACACAAAGCATAAGGTAGTTATGAAAATACTTGATCATATTTTTATATACGTTGCCATAGCAGGTACATATACTCCTATTGCACTATCTGTCATAGGTGGATGGCAGGCTGTAGTCATGCTTGCGATACAATGGGTAATGGTACTGTTTGGTATCCTTTACAAGTCTATTTCAAGACGTTCCATGCCTAAGATATCACTTGTCATATATCTGGTTATGGGCTGGACTATCATAATATTCATGCCCTTATTCATA is a window from the Clostridia bacterium genome containing:
- a CDS encoding hemolysin III family protein, which translates into the protein MSNKIIKLTFGEEVANAISHGVASLVVLCSLPVAAVIAYTKGSITDVAGVTIFCISIFMMFLMSTLYHAMQHDTKHKVVMKILDHIFIYVAIAGTYTPIALSVIGGWQAVVMLAIQWVMVLFGILYKSISRRSMPKISLVIYLVMGWTIIIFMPLFIKNANPPLFWMIFAGGILYSLGAVFYAKKGFKYHHMVWHIFVFLGALTHFIGICFYMYK